A genomic stretch from Petrimonas mucosa includes:
- the epsC gene encoding serine O-acetyltransferase EpsC: MIKKTFELIDKFQPLRVEIPIDKCKLEEVVDTLFSQMFPVCEQIDPENIRKKLSECAWILNENIARLKGQSFASQAVYAFFSRFPEIRDRLYEDATCYLRNDPAAKSVEEVIIAYPGFFALSIYRMAHELHQLNVPLIPRLFSEYAHSKVGIDIHPGAKIGKNLFLDHGTGIVIGETAEIGDNVKIYQGVTLGALYVEKKLSDVKRHPTVEDNVVIYANATILGGDTVIGHDSTIGGGAWLTQSVIPYSLVYNSVDVKIRTVKNFIQPLDFTI; the protein is encoded by the coding sequence ATGATTAAGAAAACATTTGAACTTATCGACAAGTTTCAACCGTTGCGCGTAGAGATACCTATAGACAAATGCAAGTTGGAAGAGGTAGTGGATACGCTTTTTTCGCAGATGTTTCCCGTTTGCGAGCAGATTGATCCGGAGAACATTCGAAAAAAACTGAGTGAGTGTGCCTGGATCTTGAACGAAAACATTGCCAGACTGAAAGGCCAATCATTTGCGAGCCAGGCTGTCTATGCATTCTTTAGCCGGTTTCCCGAGATTCGGGACAGGTTGTATGAAGATGCAACCTGCTATCTTAGAAATGATCCTGCCGCCAAATCAGTAGAGGAGGTGATCATTGCCTATCCCGGCTTTTTCGCGTTGAGTATTTACAGGATGGCGCACGAACTGCATCAGTTGAATGTGCCTTTAATCCCACGTCTTTTTAGCGAGTATGCACACTCAAAAGTGGGGATCGATATCCATCCAGGGGCAAAGATTGGCAAGAATCTGTTTTTGGACCACGGTACCGGGATTGTGATTGGTGAGACAGCGGAAATTGGTGACAATGTGAAGATCTATCAGGGTGTAACCTTGGGGGCTCTTTACGTGGAGAAGAAGCTGTCTGATGTGAAACGGCACCCCACTGTTGAGGACAATGTGGTTATCTATGCCAATGCAACGATCCTTGGTGGAGATACGGTTATCGGGCATGATTCCACCATTGGCGGTGGTGCGTGGCTGACACAGAGCGTCATTCCCTATTCGCTGGTCTACAACTCGGTGGATGTCAAGATCCGAACGGTAAAAAATTTTATACAACCCCTCGATTTTACTATTTGA
- the recA gene encoding recombinase RecA, with the protein MAEKETPQNSEKLKALRAAMDKIEKTYGKGAIMKMGEEKVEEVSVIPTGSIGLNAALGVGGYPRGRIIEIYGPESSGKTTLAIHAIAEAQKAGGVAAFIDAEHAFDRFYAEKLGVDTDDLLISQPSSGEEALEIAEQLIRSSAVDIVVIDSVAALTPKKEIEGDMGESNVGLQARLMSQALRKLTSTIGKTNTTCIFINQLREKIGVMFGNPETTTGGNALKFYASVRLDIRKIGQLKDGDEVQGSQTRVKVVKNKVAPPFRKAEFDIMYGEGISREGEIVDLGAELNVIKKSGSWYSYKDSKLAQGRDATKAVIKDNPELADELEKLIFEALKEKK; encoded by the coding sequence ATGGCAGAAAAAGAGACCCCACAAAACAGTGAGAAACTCAAGGCACTTCGTGCCGCGATGGATAAGATTGAAAAGACCTACGGTAAAGGGGCAATCATGAAGATGGGCGAAGAGAAGGTGGAAGAGGTGTCGGTGATACCTACGGGTTCAATCGGACTGAATGCCGCCTTGGGAGTTGGTGGATACCCACGCGGCCGGATCATTGAGATATATGGTCCGGAGTCTTCCGGTAAAACCACGCTGGCCATCCATGCTATTGCCGAAGCCCAAAAAGCGGGAGGCGTGGCTGCCTTTATAGATGCGGAACATGCTTTCGACAGGTTTTACGCCGAGAAGTTGGGAGTGGATACCGACGATCTGCTTATCTCGCAGCCCAGCAGTGGTGAAGAGGCGCTGGAGATTGCCGAACAGTTGATCCGTTCATCGGCAGTGGATATTGTTGTAATTGACTCAGTTGCGGCACTTACCCCGAAAAAGGAGATCGAAGGCGATATGGGTGAGTCGAACGTGGGACTGCAGGCCCGACTGATGTCCCAAGCATTGCGTAAACTTACCTCAACGATTGGAAAAACCAATACAACCTGTATTTTTATTAACCAGTTGAGGGAAAAGATTGGTGTAATGTTTGGCAATCCTGAGACCACCACCGGTGGAAATGCCCTGAAGTTCTATGCTTCGGTTCGTCTCGATATCCGAAAGATTGGCCAGTTGAAAGATGGCGATGAGGTACAGGGAAGCCAGACCCGTGTAAAAGTAGTGAAGAACAAGGTGGCTCCTCCTTTCCGTAAGGCGGAGTTCGACATAATGTATGGCGAGGGAATATCGCGTGAAGGTGAAATCGTGGACCTGGGTGCTGAGCTGAACGTGATCAAAAAGAGCGGATCGTGGTACAGTTACAAGGATTCGAAGTTGGCTCAGGGGCGCGACGCTACCAAAGCGGTTATCAAGGATAACCCGGAGTTGGCGGACGAACTCGAGAAACTGATCTTTGAGGCGTTAAAAGAGAAGAAATAG
- a CDS encoding DUF4954 family protein, whose product MYKERSLTDQEIDLLKSQNCECDDWTLVTVAPGFNPHFVKNTRFSGKIRIGLLDEEFELAGGLRKHACINNAVIHNCEIGNNVVIENIQNYIANYVIGDNCFIQNVDVILVDGMTTFGNGTEVNVLNESGGREVHIHDKLSAHFAYVYSLYRHRPNLIRRMRAMVDFYARKHASEMGYIGDHAMIVNVGYIKNVKIGSYSKITGAMKLKNGSINSNGQAPVYVGRNVIAEDFIISSGSRVEGGSIISRCFIGQACHLDHGYSASDSLFFSNCQGENGEACALFAGPYTVTHHKSTLLIAGMFSFMNAGSGSNQSNHMYKLGPIHQGIIERGAKTTSNSYVLWPAKVGPFSLILGRHYQHSDTSNLPFSYLVENNNATHLAPAINLRSVGTIRDAKKWPERDKRRDPNKLDYINFNLLSPYTIQKVFAGVEILKNLQATAGETSEIYTYQSCIIKNAALRRGLELYEIVIHKFLGNSIIKRLEKTGFTSNVEIRERLKPDTPIGTGEWVDISGLIAPKSEIDKLLCRIENGEITRLKEINKVFKELHEQYYTLEWTWAWEKIQEFYNVTPESITAGEIIEIVEKWKAAVVKLDEMIYNDAKKEFSLSFKTGFGSDGDIQDQAMDFEYVRGAFDKNPFVVATLRHIEDKKALGNELIERIRNVK is encoded by the coding sequence ATGTACAAAGAAAGGAGTTTGACAGATCAGGAAATCGACCTGCTGAAAAGCCAGAATTGCGAATGTGACGACTGGACCCTTGTGACGGTAGCACCCGGCTTTAATCCCCATTTTGTTAAGAATACCCGTTTCTCGGGAAAAATCAGGATCGGCTTGCTGGACGAGGAGTTTGAACTGGCCGGTGGATTAAGGAAGCACGCCTGCATCAACAACGCGGTCATCCATAATTGTGAAATCGGTAACAATGTGGTGATTGAAAACATCCAGAACTACATTGCCAACTATGTTATCGGCGACAATTGCTTTATCCAGAATGTGGATGTCATCCTGGTGGACGGCATGACAACTTTCGGAAACGGCACGGAGGTGAATGTTCTGAACGAGTCGGGTGGACGCGAGGTACATATTCACGATAAACTCTCCGCGCATTTTGCCTACGTCTACTCGCTCTACAGACATCGGCCCAACCTGATCAGGCGGATGAGGGCAATGGTCGATTTTTATGCCAGGAAGCATGCATCAGAGATGGGGTATATCGGTGATCATGCCATGATTGTAAACGTGGGATACATCAAGAATGTGAAGATTGGCAGTTACAGCAAGATTACTGGTGCCATGAAGCTGAAGAACGGGAGCATAAACAGCAACGGGCAGGCACCGGTCTATGTCGGCAGAAATGTGATTGCCGAGGATTTCATTATCTCATCCGGTTCCAGGGTGGAAGGGGGATCTATCATCTCCCGCTGCTTCATCGGGCAGGCTTGCCACCTCGATCACGGTTATTCCGCCTCCGACTCGCTCTTTTTCAGTAATTGTCAGGGTGAGAACGGTGAAGCTTGTGCCCTTTTTGCCGGACCCTATACGGTAACCCACCACAAATCCACCTTGTTGATTGCCGGCATGTTCTCGTTCATGAATGCCGGATCAGGATCAAATCAAAGCAACCACATGTATAAACTGGGCCCGATCCACCAGGGGATTATTGAACGTGGAGCAAAGACAACAAGCAACTCCTATGTGCTCTGGCCGGCAAAAGTAGGCCCCTTCTCCCTGATTCTGGGCAGACATTATCAACATTCAGACACCTCAAACCTGCCCTTCTCATACCTGGTGGAAAATAACAACGCTACTCACCTCGCCCCGGCCATAAACCTGAGGAGCGTGGGTACAATCCGTGATGCCAAGAAGTGGCCTGAACGGGACAAAAGGCGGGACCCCAACAAGCTCGATTACATCAATTTCAACCTGTTGAGCCCTTACACCATTCAGAAAGTATTTGCCGGAGTGGAAATCTTGAAAAACCTGCAGGCTACGGCTGGTGAAACCTCAGAGATCTACACCTATCAGAGCTGTATCATAAAGAACGCAGCCCTGAGGAGGGGATTAGAGCTATATGAGATCGTGATTCACAAGTTCCTCGGAAACTCCATCATAAAAAGGTTGGAAAAAACAGGATTTACTTCAAATGTGGAGATCCGGGAACGGTTGAAACCCGATACGCCGATAGGTACGGGCGAGTGGGTGGATATCTCAGGACTGATTGCACCCAAATCGGAGATCGACAAGCTGCTCTGCCGGATCGAGAACGGGGAGATTACCCGGCTTAAGGAGATCAATAAAGTTTTCAAGGAGCTTCACGAACAGTATTATACCCTTGAATGGACTTGGGCATGGGAGAAGATTCAGGAGTTCTACAATGTGACTCCCGAATCGATTACTGCCGGAGAGATTATCGAGATTGTGGAGAAATGGAAGGCAGCCGTGGTGAAGCTGGATGAGATGATCTACAATGACGCTAAAAAAGAGTTTTCATTATCGTTTAAAACCGGATTCGGTTCAGATGGCGATATACAGGATCAGGCGATGGACTTTGAATATGTGCGCGGAGCATTCGACAAGAACCCGTTCGTGGTGGCAACCTTGAGACATATTGAGGATAAAAAGGCATTGGGAAACGAGCTTATTGAAAGGATCAGGAATGTAAAATAA
- a CDS encoding acyl-CoA thioesterase, producing the protein MNPAFTHTMKVRDYECDTQGHVNNANYQHYFEVTRHEFLEKVGLNFHQLHLQGVDAVVSRVEIRYKVPLIGMDRFNCTVSRIERVGVKYIFHQEIFRQPDNVLCARAKIEVVNLVNGKLAKPELFDEAFREYI; encoded by the coding sequence ATGAATCCAGCTTTTACGCATACAATGAAAGTGCGAGACTACGAGTGCGACACGCAAGGGCATGTGAATAACGCCAACTACCAGCACTATTTTGAGGTTACGCGCCACGAGTTTCTGGAAAAGGTGGGGTTGAACTTTCATCAGCTTCACCTGCAGGGAGTGGATGCTGTTGTCTCCCGCGTGGAGATTCGCTACAAGGTTCCGCTGATCGGAATGGACAGGTTTAATTGCACTGTGTCGCGGATCGAAAGGGTGGGGGTGAAATATATTTTTCATCAGGAGATTTTTCGTCAGCCCGATAATGTGCTTTGTGCGCGGGCAAAGATTGAAGTGGTAAATCTTGTCAACGGAAAGCTGGCCAAGCCTGAGTTGTTTGACGAAGCGTTCAGGGAGTATATATGA
- a CDS encoding TonB-dependent receptor — MKKLSVSLSLLFTVLALFSQKGSIEGRVLNATTNEPIEFANIQVVGTSVGTTSDMEGNFIFTNIDPGFVRLAASFIGFETTFSPEIQILGNQITFIDIELTETALSLDEVEVRPSFTLKRIESPVSILTIGVQEIEKSAGVNRDVSKAMQTLPGVGATDPNRNDLIVRGGGPSENLFYLDGIEIPVINHFATQGSSGGVVGVVNPDFVREISFYTGAFPANRPNTLSSVMEIRQKDGSRDRVHSKISIGASDAALTVDGPAGAASSFIVSARQSYLQLLFKAIGLPFLPTYNDFQVKFKHAVDAKNELTFIGIGAIDNMTLNTGLQETGTEAQRYLLGYLPVYNQWNYATGIVYKHFGTGYYDTWVLSRNMLRNKNYKYRDNDEDKPKTLDYLSDETENKLRFERLYSELPVKLMLGGGVEYANYANSTSMLTFRDGAVRSIDYDTRLGLFGYQAFAQVSDEYLKHRLKLSLGISAAGNNFNSNMGNPLNQFSPRLSASYLLADKWDINANFGRYAMQPAYTSLGFKDANGDFVNRNEGVKYIKSNQAIVGLEFRPKSNMRMTLEGFYKGYHDYPLSVYEGISLASKGTEYGQVGDEEIRSAGKGRAYGFELFSRIVDWNRLNITTTYTFFRSEFTDMEGIYRPSSWDTRHMLNLISSYSLPGNWNLSARWRFVGGAPYTPVDMELSTNKAAWNVTNRAYIDYDSFNSLRLSNSHQLDIRIDKEIYFKKWTLNIYADVQNAYNFKSQGQPIYTNKGLDGAVMDDPADPENRQLIRVIEAYSGTLLPTVGIMVRM, encoded by the coding sequence ATGAAAAAACTCTCTGTTTCGCTTTCTCTTCTTTTTACTGTTTTAGCTCTTTTTTCCCAAAAGGGGAGCATCGAAGGTCGTGTGCTGAACGCAACAACGAACGAGCCGATTGAATTTGCCAATATCCAGGTAGTGGGTACAAGTGTCGGTACCACCTCCGACATGGAGGGAAACTTCATCTTTACAAATATTGATCCGGGATTTGTCCGCCTGGCGGCAAGCTTTATCGGTTTTGAAACGACCTTCTCGCCGGAGATACAGATTCTGGGTAATCAGATCACCTTTATCGATATCGAACTGACCGAAACTGCTCTCTCGCTTGATGAAGTGGAGGTGAGGCCCTCATTTACCCTTAAGCGCATAGAGAGTCCCGTATCGATATTGACCATCGGGGTACAGGAGATCGAAAAAAGTGCGGGAGTGAACCGCGACGTATCGAAAGCGATGCAGACGCTTCCCGGAGTAGGAGCGACAGATCCCAACCGGAACGACCTGATTGTGCGTGGAGGAGGTCCTTCGGAGAATCTGTTCTATCTCGACGGGATCGAAATTCCGGTCATTAACCACTTTGCCACGCAAGGTTCATCAGGCGGTGTTGTGGGGGTGGTGAACCCCGATTTTGTAAGGGAGATCAGTTTCTACACCGGTGCTTTTCCGGCCAACCGGCCAAATACGCTTAGCTCGGTGATGGAGATAAGGCAAAAGGATGGGAGCCGGGATCGTGTACACAGCAAGATTTCGATAGGCGCATCGGATGCGGCCCTTACGGTGGATGGTCCTGCAGGAGCCGCTTCATCCTTTATAGTTTCGGCAAGACAATCATATCTGCAACTATTGTTCAAAGCCATCGGATTGCCGTTCCTGCCCACCTACAACGATTTTCAGGTAAAGTTCAAGCATGCCGTCGACGCAAAGAATGAATTGACCTTCATCGGAATCGGAGCCATCGATAACATGACCCTCAATACGGGACTTCAGGAAACCGGAACGGAGGCGCAACGCTACCTGTTGGGATATCTTCCCGTCTACAATCAATGGAACTATGCAACAGGTATTGTCTACAAGCATTTCGGCACCGGTTATTACGATACGTGGGTGTTGAGCCGCAACATGCTGCGTAACAAGAATTATAAATATAGAGATAACGACGAGGATAAGCCCAAAACGCTCGATTACCTCTCTGATGAAACCGAGAACAAACTTCGTTTCGAACGGCTATATTCGGAACTGCCAGTAAAGCTCATGCTGGGCGGTGGAGTTGAGTATGCCAATTATGCCAACTCGACCTCAATGCTCACTTTCAGGGATGGAGCGGTAAGGAGCATCGATTATGACACCCGACTGGGTCTCTTCGGTTACCAGGCCTTTGCGCAGGTTTCAGACGAATACCTCAAACACCGCCTGAAGCTCTCGCTTGGGATAAGTGCGGCGGGCAACAACTTCAACAGTAACATGGGGAACCCGCTGAATCAGTTCTCCCCGCGATTATCAGCCTCCTATCTGCTTGCCGACAAATGGGATATCAATGCCAATTTCGGACGTTATGCGATGCAGCCGGCCTATACGTCGCTCGGTTTTAAAGATGCTAACGGCGACTTTGTCAACCGGAACGAGGGGGTGAAGTATATCAAATCGAACCAGGCGATTGTGGGACTGGAGTTCCGGCCGAAGAGCAATATGAGGATGACCCTTGAAGGGTTTTATAAAGGGTATCACGATTATCCGCTGTCGGTATATGAGGGCATCAGTCTTGCGAGCAAGGGTACCGAATATGGTCAGGTAGGCGACGAGGAGATCCGCTCTGCCGGCAAAGGTCGCGCATACGGGTTCGAACTCTTCTCCAGAATAGTGGATTGGAACAGACTGAATATTACCACAACCTATACCTTTTTCCGCAGTGAATTTACCGATATGGAAGGGATCTACCGGCCTTCATCGTGGGATACCAGGCATATGCTTAACCTGATCAGCAGCTACAGTTTGCCCGGAAACTGGAATCTCTCTGCCAGATGGCGTTTTGTGGGCGGTGCCCCCTATACTCCGGTGGATATGGAGCTCTCGACAAACAAGGCTGCCTGGAATGTTACCAACCGGGCCTACATCGATTACGACAGTTTCAATTCGTTGCGTCTCTCCAATTCCCATCAGTTGGATATACGGATCGACAAGGAGATCTATTTCAAGAAATGGACACTAAACATCTATGCGGATGTGCAGAATGCCTATAACTTCAAATCGCAGGGTCAACCAATCTATACCAACAAGGGTCTTGATGGTGCCGTAATGGATGACCCGGCCGACCCCGAAAACCGTCAGCTGATACGCGTGATCGAAGCATATAGCGGTACCCTCCTGCCCACAGTGGGCATAATGGTCAGGATGTAA
- the dprA gene encoding DNA-processing protein DprA, protein MIADKTLYQIALTFIPGVGAVHARNLINAVGDEEALFHEKRSNLKKIPGLSHRLIDEILNPEVLRRAEKELQFIDKHGIKVLFYTQEDYPSRLTNCIDAPVLLYCKGEVSYNLPKVVSVVGTRNASRYGLEWCRQFVGELSLLFPDILIVSGLAYGIDICAHRTAVENRVATVAVLAHGLDRIYPALHRKTAEEMLERGGWVTEFPSDTEPDRYNFVKRNRIVAGMADAVVVVESGEKGGSIITAEIANSYFREVFAVPGRTTDARSTGCNTLIATNRALLLQNSAAFINQMGWDGDTKAKQPLQMELFPELNETEEKVFQLLSKVESMHVNMLSIELNLPVSDLFFTLLELEMKKVVRALPGGVYKLI, encoded by the coding sequence ATGATAGCCGATAAAACCCTATATCAGATAGCGTTGACCTTTATACCGGGAGTAGGGGCGGTACACGCGCGGAACCTGATCAATGCGGTAGGTGACGAGGAGGCTCTCTTTCACGAGAAAAGATCGAACCTGAAAAAGATTCCAGGTCTGTCACACCGGCTGATCGATGAGATCCTGAATCCCGAGGTGTTGAGAAGAGCTGAAAAAGAGCTTCAGTTTATCGACAAGCATGGCATAAAGGTGCTCTTCTATACCCAGGAGGACTATCCTTCCCGGTTGACAAACTGCATCGATGCTCCTGTCTTGCTGTATTGCAAAGGAGAGGTCAGCTACAACCTCCCCAAAGTGGTGAGTGTTGTTGGAACACGGAATGCGTCGAGGTACGGACTAGAATGGTGCCGGCAGTTTGTTGGAGAGTTGTCGCTCCTTTTCCCCGATATCCTCATTGTAAGTGGACTGGCTTACGGAATAGATATATGTGCACACCGAACCGCGGTGGAGAACAGGGTTGCTACGGTTGCAGTGCTGGCTCACGGATTGGACCGGATCTATCCTGCCCTTCACCGGAAAACGGCTGAGGAGATGCTGGAGAGGGGAGGTTGGGTTACGGAGTTCCCCTCTGATACCGAACCCGACAGATACAACTTTGTAAAGAGGAACCGTATTGTGGCCGGTATGGCTGATGCAGTTGTAGTGGTTGAATCGGGCGAGAAAGGCGGCTCAATCATAACCGCAGAGATTGCAAACTCCTATTTTCGCGAGGTTTTTGCCGTGCCGGGAAGAACAACCGATGCCCGATCAACAGGGTGCAACACCCTGATTGCCACGAACAGGGCACTATTATTGCAAAACAGCGCAGCCTTTATCAACCAGATGGGGTGGGATGGTGACACAAAAGCCAAACAACCCCTGCAGATGGAACTTTTTCCAGAGCTGAACGAAACGGAAGAAAAAGTTTTTCAACTTCTCTCCAAGGTTGAATCCATGCATGTGAACATGTTGAGTATCGAACTCAACCTTCCGGTTTCTGACCTATTCTTTACATTGCTTGAGCTTGAAATGAAGAAAGTGGTGAGGGCTTTACCCGGTGGAGTCTATAAATTGATCTGA
- the bcp gene encoding thioredoxin-dependent thiol peroxidase: protein MALQIGDKIPEILGTAQDGKVVKSADFAGRKLALYFYPKDSTPGCTAQACSLRDGYTELKKAGYEVVGVSVDSEASHRKFIEKYDLPFTLIADVDKRLVQEFGVWQEKKNYGKSYMGTVRTTFLIDETGTVSHIIEGRKVDTKNHAEQILNQ from the coding sequence ATGGCATTACAGATTGGAGACAAGATTCCCGAGATATTGGGTACCGCTCAGGATGGAAAGGTTGTGAAATCGGCCGATTTTGCAGGCAGGAAACTGGCGCTCTATTTCTATCCGAAAGACAGTACTCCGGGGTGTACCGCCCAGGCTTGCAGTCTTCGGGACGGATATACGGAGTTGAAAAAGGCCGGTTATGAGGTCGTTGGTGTGAGTGTAGACAGTGAGGCTTCTCACCGGAAATTCATCGAGAAGTATGATTTGCCTTTTACCTTGATTGCCGATGTGGATAAGCGACTTGTCCAGGAGTTTGGCGTCTGGCAGGAGAAGAAGAATTATGGAAAGAGCTATATGGGGACTGTCCGCACTACATTCCTGATCGACGAGACCGGTACCGTTAGCCACATTATTGAAGGACGGAAGGTGGATACGAAGAATCATGCAGAACAGATACTGAACCAGTGA